In one Nicotiana tomentosiformis chromosome 6, ASM39032v3, whole genome shotgun sequence genomic region, the following are encoded:
- the LOC104111990 gene encoding early nodulin-93-like, with amino-acid sequence MAKNVSLASVDQKLAMAKRCSHEGVVAGAKAAVVASVATAIPTLACGKMSPWARANLNPTAKALIVSTAAGMAYFIVADKTVLATARQNSFNRAKAQQLNH; translated from the exons ATGGCAAAGAATGTGAGTTTAGCTTCAGTGGACCAAAAACTAGCCATGGCTAAGCGTTGCTCTCATG AAGGAGTAGTTGCAGGAGCAAAAGCAGCAGTTGTTGCATCAGTTGCAACTGCCATTCCAACT TTGGCTTGTGGGAAGATGTCACCTTGGGCAAGAGCTAATCTCAATCCAACTGCTAAAGCACTCATTGTCTCTACAGCTGCTGGAATGGCATATTTTATTGTAGCAGACAAGACTGTTCTTGCAACCGCAAGGCAAAACTCCTTCAACAGGGCTAAGGCTCAACAATTGAATCACTAA